A section of the Bacteroidota bacterium genome encodes:
- a CDS encoding DoxX family protein → MTAEKLQLIYWISTGLLCAVLLWSAYTYFFQEAAIAGIKALGFPDFFRIQLAILKLLAIAALLLPVVPMYMKEWAYAGVGLFFLTAIVAHIAHRDGVGITGLLLVFFALLIASHVTLHRLQTS, encoded by the coding sequence TTGACTGCTGAAAAGTTACAGCTCATATACTGGATCTCAACGGGCTTGCTTTGCGCCGTTCTCCTGTGGAGCGCATACACCTATTTCTTTCAGGAAGCTGCCATTGCTGGCATTAAAGCGCTTGGTTTTCCCGATTTTTTCCGTATCCAGCTCGCTATTCTAAAATTATTGGCTATCGCTGCACTGTTGCTACCTGTTGTGCCGATGTACATGAAAGAATGGGCATATGCAGGAGTGGGATTATTTTTTCTCACTGCGATTGTGGCCCACATTGCGCATCGAGATGGGGTGGGTATTACTGGTCTATTGCTTGTGTTTTTTGCTTTACTTATTGCGTCGCACGTAACGCTGCACCGGCTTCAAACGAGCTAG